One Halomonas sp. THAF5a genomic region harbors:
- a CDS encoding TonB-dependent siderophore receptor, with amino-acid sequence MIPSASRRVGVDPLAQAVRRALGLATLGSLVLGSPAVLAQEVASADTLETVTVEAEALSLVTEGADDYRVAQTSTATRLDLTPRETPQSVSTVTRAQIEDFNLDTLNDVLESTPGVTVERLETDRTYYTARGFEISNLQVDGLRLPMPYNNVHGDMDTAIYDRVEVVRGATGLMSGSGNPAATVNFIRKRPTYEPQASVSASVGSWDQRRLEADIAGPLDEAGRVRGRLVAAGMESDAYLDRLSRERGLLYGVLEADVTDSTLVTLGHTWQQNDTDGNMWGALPLYDSAGNPTEYDVETSAAPDWSYWDVETHRSFLEVQQDLGDRWALKGTVTHLDMLSDTQLLYIYGPPDAATGRIADNQLTLSRYDRHLEQWVADLHAKGDVDAFGRTHQLVMGTDWSQSRNQQTSRYPTESFDAGGQGLPPLDDWNGSYPEPDAWVAYPTTVGDATVKERSVYGAAKLGLAERWTLVAGARLSWADAVGEQYGSSQETDVDNELTPYAGLIYDVSDWASLYASYTEIFKPQTEINRDGDFIDPIDGVSQEVGLKAELFGGTADASLAVFRTEQNNVAQPTGEKRGAQDVYSGADGITSEGVEVTLAGELTAGWQASVGYTYLEIEDADGEATNTYIPRHLVRATTSYRPAALDALKVGARLRWQDDIERDRDSADGKTRQEAYALVDLMASYDFSDRLTGSLNVNNVTDEKYLTSLKWDQGFYGAPRHVMAELTWTY; translated from the coding sequence ATGATCCCATCCGCCTCCCGTCGCGTCGGGGTCGACCCCCTCGCCCAGGCCGTGCGCCGCGCCCTCGGCCTCGCCACCCTCGGTAGCCTCGTGCTGGGCTCACCCGCCGTGCTGGCCCAGGAGGTCGCGTCCGCCGACACGCTCGAGACGGTCACCGTCGAGGCCGAGGCGCTGTCGCTGGTCACCGAAGGCGCCGACGACTATCGGGTCGCCCAGACCAGCACCGCGACCAGGCTCGACCTGACGCCCCGCGAGACCCCGCAATCCGTCTCCACGGTGACCCGCGCCCAGATCGAGGACTTCAATCTCGACACCCTCAATGACGTCCTGGAGTCGACGCCGGGCGTGACGGTGGAGCGGCTGGAGACCGATCGCACCTATTACACGGCGCGCGGCTTCGAGATATCGAACCTGCAGGTCGACGGCCTGCGCCTGCCCATGCCCTACAACAACGTGCACGGGGATATGGACACCGCGATCTACGACCGGGTGGAGGTGGTGCGTGGTGCCACTGGCCTGATGTCCGGCTCGGGCAACCCGGCGGCCACCGTCAACTTCATCCGCAAGCGACCCACGTACGAGCCCCAGGCCTCGGTCTCGGCTAGCGTCGGCTCCTGGGACCAGCGACGCCTGGAGGCCGATATTGCCGGGCCGCTTGACGAAGCGGGGCGTGTCCGCGGTCGTCTGGTGGCGGCGGGGATGGAGAGCGACGCCTACCTAGACCGGTTGAGCCGAGAGCGGGGTCTGCTCTACGGCGTATTGGAAGCCGATGTCACCGACAGCACCCTGGTGACCCTCGGCCACACCTGGCAGCAGAACGACACCGACGGCAACATGTGGGGGGCGCTGCCGCTCTATGACTCGGCCGGCAACCCAACCGAGTACGACGTGGAGACCTCCGCGGCACCCGACTGGTCCTACTGGGACGTGGAGACCCACCGCAGTTTCCTCGAGGTGCAGCAGGACCTCGGCGATCGCTGGGCGCTGAAGGGGACCGTCACGCACCTGGACATGCTCTCCGATACTCAGCTGCTCTATATCTACGGTCCGCCCGATGCCGCGACCGGTCGCATTGCCGACAACCAGCTGACCCTCAGCCGCTACGACCGCCACTTGGAGCAGTGGGTGGCCGACTTGCATGCCAAGGGCGATGTCGATGCCTTCGGCCGCACTCACCAGCTGGTGATGGGCACGGACTGGAGCCAGAGCCGCAACCAGCAGACCTCGCGGTACCCGACGGAGAGCTTCGATGCGGGCGGCCAGGGCCTACCGCCGCTGGACGACTGGAACGGATCCTACCCTGAACCCGATGCCTGGGTGGCCTACCCGACCACCGTGGGCGATGCCACGGTCAAGGAGCGCAGCGTCTATGGCGCTGCCAAGCTGGGTCTCGCGGAGCGCTGGACCTTGGTGGCGGGTGCTCGGCTGAGCTGGGCCGACGCGGTTGGCGAGCAGTACGGCAGCTCTCAGGAGACTGATGTCGACAACGAGCTGACTCCCTATGCCGGCCTGATCTATGACGTGAGCGACTGGGCATCCCTCTATGCCAGCTACACCGAGATCTTCAAGCCGCAGACCGAGATCAACCGCGACGGAGACTTTATTGATCCCATCGATGGCGTGAGCCAGGAGGTGGGTCTCAAGGCCGAGCTGTTCGGTGGCACCGCCGATGCCTCGCTGGCGGTGTTCCGCACCGAGCAGAATAATGTCGCGCAGCCAACGGGCGAGAAGCGCGGAGCGCAAGACGTCTACAGCGGTGCCGACGGAATCACCAGCGAGGGTGTCGAAGTAACGCTCGCCGGCGAGCTGACAGCGGGGTGGCAGGCGAGTGTTGGCTATACCTACCTGGAAATCGAGGACGCCGACGGCGAGGCGACCAATACCTATATCCCGCGTCATCTGGTGCGCGCGACCACCAGCTACCGGCCGGCCGCCCTGGACGCCCTCAAGGTGGGAGCGCGGCTCCGCTGGCAGGACGATATCGAGCGTGATCGCGACAGCGCCGATGGCAAGACTCGCCAGGAGGCCTACGCGCTGGTCGACCTGATGGCGAGCTACGACTTCAGCGACCGCCTGACCGGCTCGCTCAACGTCAACAACGTCACCGACGAGAAGTACCTGACCAGCCTGAAGTGGGATCAGGGCTTCTATGGGGCCCCGCGCCACGTCATGGCCGAACTGACCTGGACCTACTGA
- a CDS encoding ABC transporter ATP-binding protein, whose product MSSTASSFQALGRLLRYARGYRRRILAATLCSILNKLFDIAPEILIGVAIDVVVNQEESFVAGLGFTTAEQQILVLGALTFFIWAGESLFEYLFQVLWRNLAQRLQADLRQDAYEHAQRLDMGFFESKSSGQLVATMNDDVNQLERFLDGGANAMIQVAVTVVAVGAVFFVLSPLIALLAFTPIPLIVWGAFYFQRKAGPLYAEVRERVGELSSRLSNNLAGIATIKSFTAEPREAERLRQASEAYVAANRRAIRISSAFIPVIRMAILTGFLATFTVGGMMALSGDLNVGAYGVLVFLTQRLLWPLTGLAQVIDLFERAMASTRRILDLLATPIKVRDEATATLAAPVRGAVAFEGVSFRYGEGGAGVQEIDLAVPAGHTLALVGATGSGKSTLIKLLLRFHDPAAGRVTVDGQPVDAVSLASLRGAIGLVSQDVYLFEGTVRDNIAYGRPEATEAEIVEAARTAEALDFIQALPEGLDTAVGERGVRLSGGQRQRLSLARALLKDPPILVLDEATSAVDNETEAAIQRSLRRIGHGRTVIMIAHRLSTIVHADAIAVVEAGRVVERGTHAELLARDGRYAAQWRVQTGEVEAAAATSG is encoded by the coding sequence ATGTCTTCCACCGCTTCCAGCTTCCAGGCCCTGGGGCGCCTGCTGCGCTATGCCCGGGGCTACCGGCGTCGCATCCTCGCCGCTACGCTCTGCTCGATCCTCAACAAGCTCTTCGATATCGCCCCCGAGATCCTGATCGGCGTGGCCATCGACGTGGTGGTCAACCAGGAGGAGAGCTTCGTCGCCGGGCTCGGCTTCACCACCGCCGAGCAGCAGATCCTGGTGCTCGGCGCGCTGACCTTCTTCATCTGGGCCGGCGAGTCGCTGTTCGAGTACCTCTTCCAGGTCCTCTGGCGCAACCTGGCCCAGCGCCTGCAGGCCGACCTGCGCCAGGACGCCTACGAGCACGCCCAGCGCCTGGACATGGGTTTCTTCGAGTCGAAGAGCTCCGGGCAGCTGGTGGCGACCATGAACGACGACGTCAACCAGCTCGAGCGCTTCCTCGACGGCGGCGCCAACGCCATGATCCAGGTCGCGGTGACCGTGGTGGCGGTGGGCGCGGTCTTCTTCGTGCTCTCGCCGCTGATCGCGCTGCTGGCCTTCACGCCGATCCCGCTGATCGTCTGGGGAGCCTTCTACTTCCAGCGCAAGGCCGGGCCGCTCTATGCCGAGGTCCGCGAGCGGGTCGGCGAGCTGTCGAGTCGCCTCTCCAACAACCTGGCCGGCATCGCCACCATCAAGAGCTTCACCGCCGAGCCTCGCGAGGCCGAGCGCCTGCGCCAGGCCAGCGAGGCCTACGTGGCGGCCAACCGGCGGGCCATCCGCATCAGTTCCGCCTTCATCCCGGTGATCCGCATGGCGATCCTCACCGGTTTCCTGGCCACCTTCACCGTGGGCGGCATGATGGCGCTCTCGGGCGATCTCAACGTGGGCGCCTACGGCGTGCTGGTGTTCCTCACCCAGCGGCTGCTGTGGCCGCTCACCGGCCTCGCCCAGGTGATCGATCTCTTCGAGCGCGCCATGGCCAGCACCCGGCGCATCCTCGACCTGCTCGCCACGCCGATCAAGGTGCGCGACGAGGCGACCGCGACGCTGGCCGCGCCGGTGCGCGGCGCGGTGGCCTTCGAGGGGGTGAGCTTCCGGTATGGCGAAGGGGGCGCCGGGGTCCAGGAGATCGACCTGGCCGTGCCGGCGGGGCATACCCTGGCGCTGGTCGGGGCCACCGGCTCCGGCAAGTCGACGCTGATCAAGCTGCTGCTGCGCTTCCATGATCCCGCCGCGGGGCGGGTGACGGTGGACGGCCAGCCCGTCGACGCGGTGTCGCTGGCCTCGCTGCGCGGGGCCATCGGCCTGGTCAGCCAGGACGTCTACCTGTTCGAGGGCACGGTGCGCGACAACATCGCCTACGGCAGGCCCGAGGCGACCGAGGCCGAGATCGTCGAGGCGGCCAGGACCGCCGAGGCCTTGGACTTCATCCAGGCGCTGCCCGAGGGCCTCGATACCGCGGTGGGCGAGCGCGGCGTGCGGCTCTCCGGCGGCCAGCGCCAGCGCCTCTCGCTGGCCCGGGCGCTGCTCAAGGACCCGCCGATCCTGGTGCTCGACGAGGCCACCAGCGCCGTGGACAACGAGACCGAGGCGGCGATCCAGCGCTCGCTGAGGCGCATCGGCCACGGCCGCACCGTGATCATGATCGCCCACCGGCTCTCGACCATCGTCCACGCCGACGCGATCGCCGTCGTCGAGGCCGGTCGCGTGGTCGAGCGGGGCACCCACGCCGAGCTGCTCGCCCGGGACGGCCGCTACGCCGCCCAGTGGCGGGTGCAGACCGGCGAGGTCGAGGCGGCGGCCGCGACCTCGGGCTGA
- a CDS encoding ATP-binding cassette domain-containing protein, whose amino-acid sequence MIETRAASFEVNGQCLLEPLDLTFAEGRVHGLIGHNGSGKSTLLKLLARQQAASRGELRLDGKPMTAWGHRAFARRVAYLPQHLPAAENLTGRELVGFGRYPWRGLLGRHGRDDEAAIDRALALTHTEPFADRQVDTLSGGERQRVWLAMLLAQGSRFLLLDEPLAALDVAHQVEVLALTRRLCRELGLGVIIVLHDINMASRYCDRLVALHGGRLLAEGTPEALMNGETLKAIYGIPMHVMAHPCGEHRVAIAH is encoded by the coding sequence ATGATCGAAACGCGCGCCGCCTCCTTCGAGGTCAACGGCCAGTGCCTGCTCGAGCCCCTCGACCTGACCTTCGCGGAGGGCCGGGTCCACGGCCTGATCGGCCACAACGGCTCGGGCAAGTCGACCCTGCTCAAGCTGCTGGCCCGCCAGCAGGCCGCCAGCCGGGGCGAGCTTCGCCTGGACGGCAAGCCGATGACGGCCTGGGGGCATCGCGCCTTCGCGCGCCGAGTCGCCTACCTGCCCCAGCACCTGCCCGCCGCCGAGAACCTCACCGGCCGCGAACTGGTGGGCTTCGGCCGCTACCCCTGGCGCGGCCTGCTGGGCCGGCACGGCCGCGACGACGAGGCGGCCATCGACCGCGCCCTGGCCCTGACGCACACCGAGCCCTTCGCCGATCGCCAGGTGGACACCCTCTCCGGCGGCGAGCGCCAGCGGGTGTGGCTCGCCATGCTGCTCGCCCAGGGCAGCCGTTTCCTGCTTCTCGACGAGCCCCTGGCGGCGCTGGACGTCGCCCACCAGGTGGAGGTGCTGGCGCTGACCCGCCGGCTCTGCCGGGAGCTCGGCCTCGGCGTGATCATCGTGCTGCACGACATCAACATGGCCTCGCGCTACTGCGACCGCCTGGTGGCCCTGCACGGCGGCCGACTGCTGGCCGAGGGCACGCCCGAGGCGCTGATGAACGGCGAGACCCTGAAGGCCATCTACGGCATCCCCATGCACGTCATGGCCCACCCCTGTGGCGAGCACCGCGTCGCCATCGCCCACTAG
- a CDS encoding ABC transporter substrate-binding protein, whose protein sequence is MPRPRRALTWLAGLVAALVATATAADAPRLATLDWTLAETLVALDAPPAAVAQVEAYHAWVGEPTLPASTLDLGLRSQPNLERLASLAPARILISPMFANLAPRLERIAPVDTLPLYTPGRDTWTQMREMTRSLARLIERPEAASDLIESTEARLDALQERLHGETPPLLVVQFMDARHVRVFGAGGLYQAVLDRLGLENAWPGPTNTWGFSLVGVEALAGLDARLVVVEPYPAGVRERLDEAGLWDHLVEASRGVPLVLPPVWSFGALPSAERFAEQLVSALEADDAA, encoded by the coding sequence GTGCCACGCCCTCGACGCGCCCTGACCTGGCTGGCCGGCCTGGTGGCCGCGCTGGTCGCCACCGCGACCGCGGCCGATGCACCGCGCCTCGCCACCCTCGACTGGACCCTGGCCGAGACGCTGGTCGCGCTCGACGCACCGCCCGCCGCGGTGGCCCAGGTCGAGGCCTACCACGCCTGGGTGGGCGAGCCGACCCTTCCCGCCTCGACCCTCGATCTGGGGCTGCGCAGCCAGCCCAACCTGGAACGGCTGGCGAGCCTCGCGCCGGCGCGCATCCTGATCTCGCCGATGTTCGCCAACCTCGCGCCACGCCTCGAGCGCATCGCCCCGGTCGACACCCTGCCGCTCTATACTCCCGGGCGCGACACCTGGACGCAGATGCGCGAGATGACCCGCTCGCTCGCCCGCCTGATCGAGCGTCCCGAGGCGGCATCGGACCTGATAGAGAGCACCGAGGCGCGGCTCGACGCCCTGCAAGAGCGTCTGCATGGCGAGACGCCGCCCCTGCTGGTCGTGCAGTTCATGGACGCCCGCCACGTGCGAGTCTTCGGCGCGGGCGGGCTCTACCAGGCGGTGCTCGATCGCCTGGGACTCGAGAACGCCTGGCCTGGCCCCACCAACACCTGGGGCTTCTCGCTGGTGGGCGTCGAGGCCCTGGCCGGCCTCGACGCCCGCCTGGTGGTGGTGGAGCCCTACCCCGCCGGGGTCCGCGAGCGACTGGACGAGGCCGGCCTCTGGGATCACCTGGTCGAGGCGAGCCGCGGCGTCCCCCTCGTGCTGCCACCGGTGTGGAGCTTCGGCGCCCTGCCCTCGGCCGAGCGCTTCGCCGAACAGCTGGTCAGCGCCCTGGAGGCCGACGATGCCGCCTGA
- the fhuB gene encoding Fe(3+)-hydroxamate ABC transporter permease FhuB, translated as MPPDALAARPPRRLRLTPAWLCLPLALGVLVLALDHLLAGPGPIAGLAALLEPAATADTATGLVLHYAWWPRLAMALLAGGGLALAGVLMQQVLRNPLAAPTTLGVASGANLALMAVSLMAPSLLGLGREWVALAGGGLAMGLVFALAWRRGLAPMVVVLGGLVVNLYFGALSMVLLLFHQEALKGLLIWGAGSLNQNGWQDVAFLAPRLAVGALLAWLLLRPLAVLALDEAGAKSLGVSLKHLRLAGLGLAVFLTGCVVSVVGIVGFIGLAAPNIVRLAGARRLGARLAWSTLLGALLLAATDLALQRVSGHLPTLIPTGATTAALGAPLLLWLIPRLRLGGAAPPREARALGHRHPAPGRLAGGLAIALAAVGAVAVLAGQGPDGWQWVAPTDWGVLQWRAPRALAAAGCGVMLALAGTLIQRLTANPMASPEVLGISGGSAIALMGAIFLLPAPGNLTLVAAGTLGALASLTVLVGLNRGSGFQPERLLLTGVAITALFEAVKGVVLAGGDPRGQQVIAWLSGSTYYVDPVAALAVAAAALLLALVAAPLARWLDILPLGGATAAALGLPLARARLALLLMVALLTAGATLVVGPLSFVGLLAPHMARLLGFTRARAHLAGAALTGALLMVLADGLGRQLLFPEEIPAGLVASLLGGAYFMWGLRRL; from the coding sequence ATGCCGCCTGACGCCCTCGCCGCCCGCCCTCCCCGGCGCCTCAGGCTGACGCCGGCCTGGCTCTGCCTGCCGCTCGCCCTCGGCGTGCTGGTCCTCGCCCTCGACCACCTGCTCGCAGGACCCGGCCCGATAGCGGGGCTCGCCGCACTGCTCGAGCCCGCGGCCACGGCCGACACCGCCACGGGCCTCGTGCTGCACTACGCCTGGTGGCCGCGGCTCGCCATGGCGCTGCTCGCCGGCGGCGGCCTGGCGCTCGCCGGGGTGCTGATGCAGCAGGTGCTGCGCAACCCGCTGGCCGCCCCCACCACCCTGGGCGTGGCGAGCGGCGCCAACCTGGCGCTGATGGCCGTCTCGCTGATGGCCCCGAGCCTGCTGGGACTGGGACGGGAGTGGGTGGCGCTGGCCGGCGGCGGCCTGGCCATGGGGCTGGTCTTCGCCCTGGCCTGGCGGCGGGGCCTGGCGCCGATGGTGGTGGTGCTCGGCGGACTGGTGGTCAACCTCTACTTCGGGGCGCTCTCCATGGTGCTGCTGCTCTTCCACCAGGAGGCGCTCAAGGGCCTGCTGATCTGGGGGGCGGGGTCGCTTAACCAGAACGGCTGGCAGGACGTCGCCTTCCTGGCGCCGCGCCTGGCGGTCGGCGCCCTGCTCGCCTGGCTGCTGCTGCGCCCGCTGGCGGTCCTCGCCCTCGACGAGGCGGGTGCCAAGAGCCTCGGCGTCTCGCTCAAGCACCTGCGCCTCGCGGGCCTCGGGCTCGCGGTCTTTCTCACCGGCTGCGTGGTGAGCGTGGTGGGCATCGTCGGCTTCATCGGCCTGGCCGCGCCCAATATCGTGCGCCTGGCCGGCGCGCGGCGCCTGGGCGCGCGCCTCGCCTGGTCGACGCTGCTCGGCGCCCTGCTGCTGGCCGCCACCGACCTGGCCCTGCAGCGCGTCTCGGGACACCTGCCGACCCTGATCCCCACCGGCGCCACCACCGCGGCCCTGGGGGCGCCGCTGCTGCTGTGGCTGATCCCGCGACTGCGCCTCGGCGGCGCGGCGCCTCCCCGCGAGGCGCGGGCCCTGGGCCATCGTCATCCGGCGCCCGGGCGGTTGGCCGGCGGGCTCGCCATCGCCCTCGCGGCCGTGGGGGCGGTCGCGGTGCTCGCCGGCCAGGGGCCCGACGGCTGGCAGTGGGTCGCACCCACCGACTGGGGCGTGCTGCAGTGGCGCGCGCCCCGGGCGCTGGCCGCCGCCGGCTGCGGGGTGATGCTGGCCCTGGCCGGCACCCTGATCCAGCGGCTCACCGCCAACCCCATGGCCAGCCCCGAGGTGCTGGGCATCAGCGGCGGCAGCGCCATCGCCCTGATGGGCGCCATCTTCCTGCTGCCCGCCCCCGGCAACCTGACCCTGGTGGCCGCCGGCACCCTGGGGGCGCTGGCCAGCCTGACGGTGCTGGTGGGCCTCAACCGCGGCAGCGGCTTCCAGCCGGAACGGCTGCTGCTGACCGGGGTGGCGATCACCGCGCTGTTCGAGGCGGTCAAGGGCGTGGTGCTGGCCGGCGGCGATCCCCGCGGCCAGCAGGTGATCGCCTGGCTCTCCGGCTCCACCTACTACGTCGACCCGGTCGCCGCCCTGGCGGTGGCCGCCGCGGCCCTGCTGCTGGCCCTGGTCGCCGCGCCGCTGGCGCGCTGGCTCGACATCCTGCCGCTGGGCGGCGCCACCGCCGCGGCCCTGGGGCTGCCCCTGGCGCGGGCGCGACTGGCGCTGCTGCTGATGGTGGCGCTGCTCACCGCCGGGGCCACCCTGGTGGTGGGGCCGCTCTCCTTCGTCGGCCTGCTGGCCCCGCACATGGCGCGCCTGCTGGGCTTCACCCGGGCCCGGGCACACCTTGCCGGGGCGGCACTCACCGGCGCGCTGCTGATGGTGCTGGCCGACGGCCTGGGCCGCCAGCTGCTCTTCCCCGAGGAGATCCCCGCGGGGCTCGTCGCCTCGCTGCTCGGCGGGGCCTACTTCATGTGGGGGCTGCGACGCCTGTAA
- a CDS encoding DUF1007 family protein — MLPTPSLRGRAGRRRLSLALACALSLWPLLSPAHPHGWVDVSVRVQVDERGRVEALQQRWRLDPFYSLLLLEELQSAEGDAPMEARLDQLGVEIRHNLAPQHYFTHVTQDGEAVALGEVEHFTTLARDDRVELMFRLPLAEPLPLGQAPMRYRIYDPTYYLEVLHEAEGDTPRPDALEVTGADCEARIIAAEPDPARVAEAARLDRDAQAPEGLGRFFAETGEVRCDPS; from the coding sequence ATGCTGCCGACACCTTCCTTGCGCGGCCGGGCCGGACGTCGCCGCCTCTCCCTGGCCCTCGCCTGCGCCCTCTCCCTCTGGCCCCTGCTGAGCCCGGCCCACCCTCATGGCTGGGTGGACGTCTCGGTGCGCGTCCAGGTGGATGAGCGCGGCCGGGTCGAGGCCCTGCAGCAGCGCTGGCGCCTGGACCCCTTCTACAGCCTGCTGCTGCTGGAGGAGCTGCAGTCCGCCGAGGGAGACGCCCCGATGGAGGCGCGCCTCGACCAGCTCGGCGTGGAGATCCGCCACAACCTCGCCCCTCAGCACTACTTCACCCACGTCACCCAGGACGGCGAAGCGGTCGCGCTCGGCGAGGTGGAGCACTTCACCACCCTGGCGCGGGACGACCGAGTCGAACTCATGTTCCGGCTGCCCCTGGCCGAGCCCCTGCCCCTCGGCCAGGCGCCGATGCGCTACCGGATCTATGACCCGACCTACTACCTCGAGGTGCTGCACGAGGCGGAGGGCGACACGCCCCGACCGGACGCGCTCGAGGTGACGGGGGCCGACTGCGAGGCGCGCATCATCGCCGCCGAGCCCGACCCGGCCCGGGTCGCCGAGGCGGCGCGCCTGGACCGCGACGCCCAGGCGCCGGAAGGACTGGGCCGCTTCTTCGCCGAAACCGGAGAGGTGCGATGCGATCCCTCCTGA
- a CDS encoding nickel/cobalt transporter, which translates to MRSLLTSAGGAPRLPWPWWIGLAGLALAVLGLAWIASGQGVGLQLVAWQRDLHRALTEAVATLDAVPSATAWLGLLGLSFGYGVFHAAGPGHGKAVLSTYLLSQGGALRRALLLSCLASLLQAVVAIALVTLLVHGLGWLTRQAMGSVVWLEQASYLLVALLGLWLCGRALARSPRPHHAPAPDHEHQHQHQHDHDHAHDPHACDCAHHLTPRQAEDWRGALAVVASIGMRPCSGSVLLVGAASLLGHYWAGVLAVLAMAAGTALTVSALAVASVVARGWAERRLQRSFRWQGLQRGFRWIGFAGGLLILLLGLSLFLTGVRAPGDAPLLNAPAAGPSPSASPFGGAR; encoded by the coding sequence ATGCGATCCCTCCTGACCTCCGCCGGGGGCGCCCCGCGCCTCCCATGGCCCTGGTGGATCGGGCTCGCCGGGCTGGCGCTGGCGGTGCTCGGCCTGGCCTGGATCGCCTCCGGCCAGGGAGTCGGCCTGCAGCTGGTGGCCTGGCAGCGCGACCTGCACCGCGCCCTCACCGAGGCGGTCGCCACCCTCGACGCCGTCCCGAGCGCCACCGCCTGGCTCGGCCTGCTGGGCCTCAGCTTCGGCTATGGCGTCTTCCATGCCGCCGGCCCCGGCCACGGCAAGGCGGTGCTCTCCACCTACCTGCTCAGCCAGGGCGGCGCCCTGCGCCGGGCCCTGCTGCTCTCCTGCCTGGCCTCGCTGCTCCAGGCCGTGGTGGCCATCGCCCTGGTCACCCTGCTGGTCCACGGCCTCGGCTGGCTGACGCGCCAGGCCATGGGCTCGGTGGTCTGGCTGGAGCAGGCCAGCTACCTGCTGGTCGCTCTGCTGGGGCTCTGGCTGTGCGGGCGCGCGTTGGCTCGCTCGCCTCGCCCCCACCACGCGCCCGCCCCTGACCACGAGCATCAGCACCAGCACCAGCACGACCATGATCACGCGCACGATCCCCACGCGTGCGACTGCGCCCACCACCTGACGCCCCGCCAGGCCGAGGACTGGCGGGGCGCCCTGGCCGTGGTGGCGTCGATCGGCATGCGCCCCTGCAGCGGCAGCGTCCTCTTGGTCGGGGCCGCCTCCCTGCTCGGCCACTACTGGGCCGGGGTGCTCGCGGTGCTGGCCATGGCCGCGGGGACGGCCCTGACGGTCTCGGCGCTGGCCGTGGCCAGCGTCGTGGCCAGGGGCTGGGCCGAGCGTCGCCTGCAGCGCTCCTTCCGCTGGCAAGGCCTTCAGCGAGGCTTTCGCTGGATCGGCTTCGCGGGGGGCCTGCTCATCCTGCTCCTGGGCCTCTCGCTCTTCCTGACCGGGGTTCGCGCCCCGGGGGATGCCCCGCTCCTCAACGCACCGGCTGCCGGCCCGTCGCCCTCCGCCTCGCCGTTCGGCGGCGCACGGTAA
- a CDS encoding ABC transporter ATP-binding protein encodes MNVPQRLQAEALSLSHGRTAIIEDLAVELPPGRVTAIVGPNGCGKSTLLAGLARLHAPDSGAVLLDGQDIQRLPPRELARRLALLPQEATAPEGLTVGDLIRFGRQPHQGWLRQWSGDDRRAVEEAVAAAGLEALAERPLEALSGGQRQRAWIAMTIAQQTPLLLLDEPTSALDLGHQLEVFELVKRLAADGRTLALVLHDLASACRYADHLVAMRDGRIVAQGAPAEVVTEALVHELYGVTCTLVPDPATGTPILTDLRRG; translated from the coding sequence ATGAACGTCCCGCAACGCCTGCAGGCCGAGGCGCTGAGCCTGAGCCACGGTCGCACCGCGATCATCGAGGACCTGGCGGTCGAGCTGCCGCCGGGCCGGGTGACCGCCATCGTCGGCCCCAACGGCTGCGGCAAGTCGACCCTGCTGGCCGGGCTGGCGCGGCTGCACGCGCCGGACTCGGGCGCGGTGCTGCTCGATGGCCAGGACATCCAGCGCCTGCCGCCCCGGGAGCTGGCCCGGCGCCTGGCGCTGCTGCCCCAGGAGGCCACGGCGCCGGAGGGGCTGACCGTGGGCGACCTGATCCGCTTCGGCCGGCAGCCCCATCAGGGCTGGCTGCGCCAGTGGTCCGGCGACGACCGGCGTGCGGTGGAGGAGGCGGTGGCCGCGGCGGGGCTGGAGGCCCTGGCCGAGCGGCCGCTGGAGGCGCTCTCCGGCGGCCAGCGTCAGCGCGCCTGGATCGCCATGACCATCGCCCAGCAAACGCCGCTGCTGCTGCTCGACGAGCCGACCTCGGCGCTGGACCTGGGCCACCAGCTGGAGGTCTTCGAGCTGGTCAAGCGCCTGGCCGCCGACGGCCGCACCCTGGCGCTGGTGCTGCACGACCTGGCCAGCGCCTGCCGCTATGCCGATCACCTGGTGGCCATGCGCGACGGGCGCATCGTCGCCCAGGGGGCGCCCGCCGAGGTGGTCACCGAGGCGCTGGTGCACGAGCTCTACGGCGTGACCTGCACCCTGGTGCCCGATCCGGCCACCGGCACGCCGATCCTGACCGACCTGCGCCGGGGCTGA